The genomic window ggtgtagcagaaatgccaaggatttctgccttcagaaaacactccccagatgtgagaggggcaacaggagcaaaataaacaaaacaaaagccctgcaccttgcttctgcatttgggtgaattgggaaggacaatgctgaaaagctctttgaagccATGAGTAacttgaccctgagatcactcctggttcctgtttagctgtggctgcacagcaggactgattcctccacagaagagtcccctgctccccactacaccccaacccagcacagaccagagctcaagccagggagctgcacgaaggccttcctggaaagacagaggccacgagggctgtttctctgagacatggaATAGGTTTCactcagagaagtctctcctcacttgtcactgccttttcctccttcacCAGGCCCTTTGCACAGAGTAAGCacatgtccaacagcagctccgtcacccagttcctcctcctggcatttgcagacacgcaggacctgcagctcttgcacttctggctcttcctgggcatctacctggctgccctcctgggcaacggcctcatcatcaccaccgtagcctgcgaccaccgcctccacacacccatgtacttcttcctcctcaacctctctgttcttgacctgggctccatctccaccactgtccccagaTCCATGGCCAATTCCTTGTGGAATACCAGGACCAtatcctatgcaggatgtgctgcccaggtctttctctttcccttcttgatgtcagcagagttttatctgctcactgttatggcctatgaccgctacattgccatctgcaaacccctgcactacgggaccctcctgggcagcagagcttgtgtccacatggcagcagctgcctggggcagtgggtttctcactgctgtgctgcacacggccaatacactgacaatccccctctgccacggcaatgccctggaccagttcttctgtgaagttccccagatcctcaagctctcctgctcacactcctacatcagggaagttgggcttattgtgaTTAGTTCCTGTTTAGTgttgggatgttttgttttcattgttctgtCCTATTTGCatatcttcagggctgtgctgaggatcccctctcaGCATCGtcagcacaaagccttttccacgtgcctccctcacctggccgtggtctccctgtttatcagcactgccatgtttgcctgcctgaagcccccttccatctcctccccatccctggatctgctggttgcagttctgtactcggtggtgcctccagcaatgaaccccctcatctacagcatgaggaaccaggagctgaAGGACTCCATTAGGAAGGTGATTTCATGGCTGTTTGTCAATGTTGATAAACTTCCCAGCATTCTCCACAAATGACATCTAGTGTATCCCAATGCAGGCCTGTACTTTGTTTATGgttttatccttccttttttcatagCAGTACCTTTATTGATATTTATGGTTATTATGTTCATACATAATCATTTGTGTTCAGCTCACTCTCCTGAGAAATGAACCcgtctctctgtccctctcccctgAAACCTggataaatattttctaacacTCTTTCAGAGCTGACCCTCTcatagcatctctgtaataaaatgacaCCTCCCCCATGCAGTTCCTCAAGGTTTGGCTGTTCTTCCACAGCTGATGTCAACAACAGGCCCAGGAATTTCACTGCAAAAGGGCCTAAGTAAAAAGCTCGTTGTCACATTTGTAGCTGTTAGAGAACAAGGGTTGGATTGAGGACACGTGGTGTTGTCTATTGACAGTGGAGATGTTGAACAGTCACCGAGATGCTATCATACTGCGCTGTCCCAGTGCGTGACAGGGCAGAGGACATCCTCCAGGAGAGgaatctggagctgcctggagagcccGCGACATACGCATGGACCGCGGGTGCCTGGGGTGGTC from Mycteria americana isolate JAX WOST 10 ecotype Jacksonville Zoo and Gardens unplaced genomic scaffold, USCA_MyAme_1.0 Scaffold_46, whole genome shotgun sequence includes these protein-coding regions:
- the LOC142403935 gene encoding olfactory receptor 14C36-like; the protein is MSNSSSVTQFLLLAFADTQDLQLLHFWLFLGIYLAALLGNGLIITTVACDHRLHTPMYFFLLNLSVLDLGSISTTVPRSMANSLWNTRTISYAGCAAQVFLFPFLMSAEFYLLTVMAYDRYIAICKPLHYGTLLGSRACVHMAAAAWGSGFLTAVLHTANTLTIPLCHGNALDQFFCEVPQILKLSCSHSYIREVGLIVISSCLVLGCFVFIVLSYLHIFRAVLRIPSQHRQHKAFSTCLPHLAVVSLFISTAMFACLKPPSISSPSLDLLVAVLYSVVPPAMNPLIYSMRNQELKDSIRKVISWLFVNVDKLPSILHK